In Bacillus sp. SB49, a single window of DNA contains:
- a CDS encoding FadR/GntR family transcriptional regulator gives MEYKPIRTKKIYEQVADSLLDSLKNGTLKSGDKLDSVEVLAKNFDVGRSAIREALSALRAMGLLEMRQGEGTYVKSFDAARFSLPVSVAFLMKPEDMRELLEVRKILEVGAAGSAAVSRSEADIANMKDALRSMKEAGGNGELGEQADLFFHMALVRASHNQMLINLMSSVSEIMVQAMRETRKLLHINNGTERLLQEHKHVLEAIINKEEEEARTAMYAHLSSVEHSLENYLKKGS, from the coding sequence GTGGAATACAAACCAATTAGAACCAAGAAGATTTATGAACAGGTCGCCGATTCCCTGCTCGATTCTTTAAAGAATGGAACATTGAAGTCGGGAGACAAACTGGATAGTGTCGAGGTGCTGGCAAAGAATTTTGATGTCGGCAGATCCGCAATAAGGGAAGCGCTGAGTGCCTTGAGGGCGATGGGGCTGCTGGAGATGCGCCAGGGTGAAGGAACGTATGTGAAGTCCTTTGATGCGGCGCGGTTTTCGCTGCCTGTGTCTGTTGCTTTCCTGATGAAACCGGAAGATATGCGGGAGCTGCTTGAAGTGAGGAAAATCCTTGAAGTAGGTGCTGCTGGTTCTGCCGCGGTTTCTCGTTCGGAAGCGGACATTGCCAACATGAAGGATGCGCTGCGCTCCATGAAAGAGGCAGGAGGAAATGGGGAGCTGGGGGAACAAGCGGATCTTTTCTTTCACATGGCGCTAGTCCGGGCTTCTCACAATCAGATGCTGATTAATTTGATGAGCAGCGTTTCCGAAATCATGGTTCAGGCAATGCGGGAAACTCGCAAGCTCCTCCATATCAACAACGGTACAGAAAGACTGCTTCAGGAGCATAAGCACGTCTTAGAAGCCATCATAAACAAAGAGGAAGAAGAGGCAAGGACAGCTATGTACGCTCACTTGAGCAGCGTCGAGCATTCTCTGGAGAATTACTTAAAAAAAGGATCCTGA
- a CDS encoding (Fe-S)-binding protein produces MKVSLFITCLCDTITPDVGKDTVQLLERFGCEVDFPDGQTCCGQPAYNSGYRQESSQAMKQMIRAFESSEYVVGPSGSCVQMIKEYPNVLKEEPEWQKKAEILAEKTYELTQFLVDVLKVEDVGSTFCGKATYHPSCHMTRLLGVKDAPRILLDHVKGLELIELPMGEDCCGFGGTFAVKNSAISGRIVQEKAEHVEETNAKYLIGGDMGCLLNMGGRLRRNEQGVKVLHIAQVLNSQ; encoded by the coding sequence ATGAAAGTTTCGTTGTTTATCACATGTCTATGCGACACGATTACACCGGATGTAGGAAAGGATACGGTCCAGCTCTTGGAGCGTTTTGGGTGCGAAGTTGATTTCCCTGATGGACAGACCTGCTGTGGGCAGCCTGCCTATAACAGTGGATACAGACAGGAATCCAGTCAGGCAATGAAGCAGATGATTCGCGCCTTTGAATCATCCGAGTATGTGGTGGGCCCTTCCGGATCGTGCGTACAGATGATTAAGGAGTATCCAAACGTCCTGAAGGAAGAGCCGGAATGGCAAAAGAAAGCGGAGATACTTGCAGAAAAAACGTACGAACTGACGCAGTTTCTTGTAGACGTATTGAAAGTTGAAGACGTCGGTTCAACTTTTTGCGGCAAGGCGACCTATCACCCTTCCTGCCATATGACAAGGCTGCTGGGAGTGAAGGATGCACCGAGAATTTTACTGGATCATGTGAAGGGGCTCGAATTGATTGAGCTGCCGATGGGCGAAGACTGCTGTGGATTCGGCGGCACGTTCGCTGTGAAGAATTCGGCAATTTCCGGGAGAATAGTTCAGGAGAAAGCGGAGCATGTAGAAGAAACCAATGCCAAGTATCTAATCGGAGGGGATATGGGATGCCTGTTGAATATGGGAGGACGTTTGAGAAGGAACGAACAGGGCGTGAAGGTACTCCATATTGCACAGGTATTGAACAGTCAATAA
- a CDS encoding LutB/LldF family L-lactate oxidation iron-sulfur protein — protein MSIKISGKPYAERIQDGIGNGFMRHAVSSAQGRFRTGRLRAADELGDWEEWRTLGEEIRAHTMENLDYYLYQLSEQVEKRGGSVFFAETAEEANAYIRTLAEQKEARKVVKSKSMVTEEIGLNDALTGAGCEVVESDLGEWILQLDDEPPSHIVTPALHKNKEQIRETFRKKKGYSGSDDPGELAAFAREQLRKDFLGADIGVTGCNFAVAESGAVTLVTNEGNARMVTSLPKTQITVMGMERIVPTWEDLEVVVSLLTRSAVGQKLTSYVTALTGTKLEGEGDGPEDFHLVVVDNGRSKILGTEFQSALHCIRCAACINACPVYRHVGGHAYGSIYPGPIGAVLTPLLDGYEDHKELPYASSLCAACTEACPVKIPLHEHLIRHREIIVEREHKTSKAERIMMNGFAKWASIPAAYKLSAKLAGTALKPLVKDGYISKGPGPLKGWTEERDFPAPPKTSFRDWYKQREQRREH, from the coding sequence ATGAGTATAAAAATAAGTGGAAAGCCTTATGCAGAAAGGATTCAGGATGGAATAGGAAATGGGTTCATGCGTCATGCTGTCTCGTCTGCACAGGGAAGGTTCCGTACAGGGCGTTTGAGGGCGGCTGATGAGCTCGGTGACTGGGAAGAATGGCGTACACTCGGGGAGGAAATCCGTGCCCATACAATGGAAAACCTTGATTATTATCTCTATCAGCTCAGTGAACAGGTGGAGAAAAGAGGTGGAAGTGTCTTCTTCGCTGAAACGGCGGAAGAAGCAAATGCCTACATACGAACCCTTGCAGAACAGAAGGAGGCGCGAAAGGTCGTCAAATCCAAATCGATGGTCACAGAGGAGATAGGGCTGAATGATGCGCTGACTGGGGCCGGGTGTGAGGTGGTGGAATCGGATCTCGGGGAGTGGATTTTACAGTTGGATGACGAACCACCGTCTCATATCGTTACACCGGCTCTCCATAAAAATAAAGAACAGATCCGAGAAACGTTTCGGAAGAAAAAGGGATATAGCGGATCGGATGACCCTGGGGAGCTTGCTGCTTTCGCCCGTGAACAGCTTCGGAAGGATTTTCTTGGAGCAGATATTGGCGTGACCGGATGTAATTTCGCCGTCGCTGAATCTGGAGCAGTGACTCTTGTCACAAATGAAGGAAATGCCCGAATGGTGACAAGTCTTCCGAAAACACAGATTACGGTGATGGGAATGGAGCGAATTGTCCCGACATGGGAGGACCTGGAGGTTGTTGTTAGTCTGCTGACCAGATCTGCCGTCGGTCAGAAGCTTACCAGCTATGTCACGGCCCTCACTGGTACGAAGCTGGAAGGAGAAGGAGACGGCCCGGAGGATTTTCATTTGGTCGTCGTGGATAATGGACGGTCTAAGATACTTGGCACGGAATTTCAATCGGCACTTCACTGTATCCGCTGTGCTGCTTGTATCAATGCATGTCCTGTATATCGCCACGTCGGTGGTCATGCTTACGGTTCCATCTATCCGGGACCGATCGGGGCAGTACTCACTCCACTTCTCGATGGATATGAGGATCATAAGGAACTTCCCTACGCTTCCAGCTTATGTGCGGCCTGTACGGAGGCGTGCCCGGTAAAAATTCCCCTACATGAACATTTGATTCGGCACAGGGAGATTATTGTGGAGCGGGAGCACAAGACATCGAAAGCGGAGCGGATCATGATGAACGGGTTTGCGAAATGGGCTTCTATTCCGGCTGCTTACAAGCTGTCTGCCAAATTGGCCGGCACAGCCTTGAAACCCTTGGTGAAAGATGGATATATCAGCAAAGGCCCTGGTCCGTTAAAAGGATGGACGGAGGAACGGGATTTTCCTGCCCCTCCGAAGACGAGCTTTCGTGATTGGTACAAACAAAGGGAACAGAGGAGGGAGCACTGA
- a CDS encoding LutC/YkgG family protein: MAVYNGEEFLSKLAGRLGRERRKEVRAPVYSTSPQDRVFQGADQDDLIEKIEKQCQVIHTDFRRTTFDGLEATLLQILDQYEVSSIVSAGGKRLEEYKLDEMYERWSPGRFVHIWQGKKGEENIEVAERADTGIVFSDVTLAESGTVVLYNDHDNGRSISLLPKTFIALIPKSTLVPRMTQAARLIHEQEVEGNGVPSCISFITGPSNSADIEMQLIVGVHGPVKASYIVIEDR; the protein is encoded by the coding sequence ATGGCTGTTTATAATGGTGAGGAATTCTTAAGTAAGCTGGCAGGAAGATTAGGAAGAGAGAGAAGAAAAGAAGTGCGCGCCCCTGTTTATTCTACCAGTCCGCAGGATCGAGTTTTTCAAGGTGCCGACCAAGACGACCTGATAGAGAAAATTGAGAAGCAGTGCCAGGTAATTCATACCGATTTCAGGAGGACGACATTCGATGGACTCGAAGCTACTCTTCTTCAAATACTGGATCAATATGAGGTATCAAGTATTGTAAGTGCCGGAGGAAAACGACTGGAGGAATACAAGCTAGACGAAATGTATGAACGATGGAGCCCTGGTCGCTTTGTTCATATATGGCAGGGGAAGAAGGGGGAAGAGAACATAGAAGTGGCCGAGCGTGCAGACACGGGAATTGTTTTTAGTGATGTCACGTTGGCGGAATCGGGTACGGTTGTCCTTTACAACGATCATGATAATGGAAGATCGATCAGCCTTCTTCCAAAAACTTTTATCGCCCTTATTCCAAAGAGTACCCTGGTGCCACGGATGACTCAGGCCGCCCGGTTGATTCATGAACAAGAAGTGGAAGGGAATGGGGTTCCCTCCTGCATCAGCTTCATCACTGGCCCGAGCAACAGCGCGGACATCGAAATGCAGTTGATTGTCGGTGTTCACGGTCCCGTGAAAGCCTCCTATATTGTCATAGAGGATAGATGA
- a CDS encoding VOC family protein, which translates to MFQKLGQVMVYVEDQDRAVDFWKEKLGFHVRSEEKESGMRWIELAPEETSETSIVLHDKAFVQKMDPEMNLGTPSLMFFTDDLDHLYGTMQKRGVTVGDVVDMPGGRVFNFADDEGQYFAVMEQKK; encoded by the coding sequence ATGTTCCAAAAGCTCGGACAGGTGATGGTGTATGTGGAGGATCAGGATAGGGCTGTCGATTTTTGGAAAGAGAAGCTGGGGTTTCACGTACGTTCGGAGGAAAAGGAAAGCGGGATGCGCTGGATCGAGTTGGCGCCGGAAGAAACATCGGAAACAAGCATCGTTCTTCATGACAAAGCCTTTGTCCAAAAGATGGATCCGGAGATGAATCTCGGTACCCCGTCGCTGATGTTCTTCACGGACGACCTTGATCACCTGTACGGAACGATGCAGAAGCGTGGTGTAACGGTCGGGGATGTAGTCGACATGCCCGGCGGCCGCGTGTTCAACTTTGCAGATGACGAAGGACAGTATTTCGCAGTTATGGAACAGAAAAAGTAA
- a CDS encoding HAD family hydrolase, giving the protein MDSIIFDLDGTIWDPIDTVLDAWNKALEQDDRIDTTFTRADLEGVMGLQVKEMSAKLMPELKEADRLDIMDRCFELEEEQIRKQGGALFPQVEEVLDRLSDTYDLFIVSNCQDGYIESFYEYHKLERYFKDYENPGRTGLSKGENIKLVIDRNNLDAPVYVGDTNGDEKAASDAGIPFVYAAYGFGEVEGYDKKIEAFKDLEQLF; this is encoded by the coding sequence ATGGACAGCATTATTTTTGACTTGGACGGAACCATTTGGGATCCGATTGATACGGTGCTCGATGCTTGGAACAAAGCACTGGAGCAGGACGACAGGATCGATACGACATTCACCCGTGCCGACCTGGAAGGGGTTATGGGACTTCAGGTGAAGGAAATGAGTGCAAAACTTATGCCGGAGCTTAAGGAAGCCGATCGTCTGGACATCATGGACCGCTGCTTCGAGCTTGAAGAAGAGCAGATCCGGAAGCAGGGGGGAGCCCTTTTTCCACAGGTGGAAGAAGTGTTGGATCGGCTTTCTGATACCTATGATCTGTTTATCGTCAGCAACTGCCAGGACGGCTACATCGAGTCCTTCTATGAATATCACAAACTCGAACGCTACTTTAAAGATTATGAAAATCCGGGCCGGACGGGGTTGTCAAAAGGCGAAAATATCAAGCTGGTGATCGACCGCAACAACCTTGATGCCCCGGTGTACGTGGGGGATACGAACGGGGATGAGAAGGCGGCGTCGGATGCCGGCATCCCGTTTGTGTACGCGGCCTATGGTTTCGGTGAAGTCGAAGGATATGATAAGAAGATCGAAGCATTTAAGGATCTGGAACAGCTGTTCTAA
- a CDS encoding VOC family protein — protein sequence MALQAKQTYLNLPVKDLDKSMRFFKELGFDFHTDYTDDKAACLIINERTFLMLLVNDMFDTFTNKERADTAKQTEMIIAVSTDSRKQVDDIVNKALEAGGKPSNEPFDHGFMYGWSFQDLDGHLWEVMYMEENANEEAAG from the coding sequence ATGGCTTTACAGGCTAAACAGACGTATCTGAATCTACCTGTCAAAGATCTGGATAAATCCATGCGTTTCTTCAAGGAATTGGGGTTTGACTTTCATACCGATTATACGGACGACAAAGCAGCCTGTCTGATTATCAATGAACGGACGTTTCTCATGCTGCTGGTTAACGACATGTTTGATACGTTTACGAATAAGGAACGGGCAGACACGGCGAAACAGACGGAAATGATCATCGCCGTGTCCACCGATTCGCGGAAACAAGTCGATGACATCGTAAACAAAGCGCTGGAAGCCGGCGGGAAACCATCGAATGAACCATTTGATCACGGGTTTATGTACGGGTGGAGCTTCCAGGACCTTGACGGTCACCTTTGGGAAGTGATGTACATGGAAGAGAACGCGAATGAAGAGGCCGCAGGGTAA
- a CDS encoding CsbD family protein codes for MADNKGLSDKVKGAVNKVKGEVKDQVGNAKDDPKMQREGKKDKTKGSMQEGIGNMKDNEKHNR; via the coding sequence ATGGCAGATAACAAAGGACTCAGCGATAAAGTGAAAGGTGCTGTCAACAAAGTCAAAGGGGAAGTGAAAGACCAGGTAGGTAATGCCAAAGACGACCCGAAAATGCAGCGCGAAGGCAAGAAAGACAAGACGAAAGGCAGCATGCAGGAAGGCATCGGCAATATGAAAGACAACGAAAAACATAATCGATAA
- the abc-f gene encoding ribosomal protection-like ABC-F family protein, whose product MNEHVRIRDVDAATNEKVILKGAAATCHKGDVIGIIGPNGCGKSTLLRLISGGLNPDRGRIEILGRSVRLLEQEVETFPTEPKLPEEKRLRNKWQVPDGTFTSLSGGEKLKARLARAFAQGSDLLLLDEPTNHLDEAGMEALLQEVKRYKGTILLVSHDRRFLDEAVSKIWSIENKGIVENVGNYSAYMEVREQRKRTEQRAVAKQQKMVEQIEGQMKELASWSKKAHDASTKKEGYKEYYRKKAKRTDKQVKSKQKRLEKELDKHTIDRLEEEKDIRFSLKTKDKTGRRFVEAKGLTKRFGDRILFEDVHFTIQHGEKIGLAGPNGSGKTTLLNIILGRETAEGDVWISPAANVGVLTQQVFDLPLDETPARYFYQESFEARGKVRTLMDQLGFTDDQWKEKFKDMSMGERVKCKLMVHLLDGKDVLILDEPTNHLDLPSREQLEKTLALYEGTLVVVSHDRYFMEKTTDTTWSLAGRKIRKGTRVKPVEESEAMRMRLETERQEVLGKLSFLLPGDDAYQELDAKFKELTRLIHQQEK is encoded by the coding sequence ATGAACGAACACGTGAGAATAAGGGACGTCGATGCGGCAACGAATGAGAAAGTGATTTTGAAGGGAGCGGCTGCGACCTGTCATAAGGGAGACGTCATCGGCATCATCGGGCCGAACGGCTGCGGGAAGTCGACGCTGCTCCGCTTGATTTCGGGAGGTTTGAATCCAGACAGAGGGCGGATAGAAATCTTAGGCCGTTCCGTGAGGCTGCTTGAACAAGAGGTGGAGACTTTTCCAACGGAACCAAAGCTGCCGGAGGAGAAGCGGCTGCGTAATAAGTGGCAGGTTCCAGACGGTACGTTCACTTCTCTCAGCGGCGGAGAAAAGTTGAAAGCGCGACTGGCCCGGGCTTTCGCTCAAGGATCTGATCTACTCTTGTTGGATGAGCCGACAAATCACTTGGATGAAGCCGGTATGGAAGCGCTCCTTCAGGAAGTGAAGCGCTACAAGGGCACGATTCTGCTTGTTTCCCACGACCGTCGTTTTCTCGATGAAGCTGTTTCGAAAATCTGGTCGATCGAGAACAAAGGGATTGTCGAGAACGTCGGGAACTATTCGGCGTACATGGAGGTCCGGGAACAGCGGAAACGGACGGAGCAGCGGGCGGTCGCGAAACAACAGAAGATGGTCGAGCAGATCGAAGGCCAGATGAAGGAACTGGCATCGTGGTCGAAGAAAGCGCACGATGCCTCCACAAAGAAGGAAGGCTACAAAGAGTACTACCGGAAAAAGGCCAAGCGGACGGATAAACAGGTGAAATCGAAACAGAAGCGTTTGGAGAAAGAACTGGATAAGCATACGATCGACCGGTTGGAGGAGGAGAAAGACATCCGATTCTCCTTAAAGACGAAAGATAAAACGGGAAGACGTTTCGTGGAAGCGAAAGGGTTGACGAAGCGGTTCGGTGACCGGATATTGTTTGAGGATGTCCACTTTACCATTCAGCACGGGGAAAAAATCGGGCTCGCAGGGCCAAATGGCAGCGGGAAGACGACACTGTTGAACATCATCCTTGGCAGGGAGACAGCAGAAGGAGACGTGTGGATTTCGCCGGCTGCCAACGTCGGTGTTCTTACCCAGCAGGTTTTCGATTTACCATTGGACGAAACTCCCGCCCGCTACTTTTATCAGGAATCGTTTGAAGCGAGAGGGAAAGTGCGGACGTTGATGGATCAATTGGGCTTCACGGATGATCAGTGGAAAGAGAAGTTCAAGGATATGAGTATGGGGGAGCGTGTAAAGTGCAAACTGATGGTTCACTTACTGGATGGGAAAGATGTGCTCATCCTTGATGAACCGACGAACCACCTGGACCTCCCCTCCAGAGAACAGCTGGAGAAGACGCTCGCTCTTTATGAAGGGACGCTGGTCGTCGTATCCCACGACCGCTATTTCATGGAGAAGACGACTGACACAACATGGTCGTTGGCAGGCCGTAAGATCAGAAAGGGAACCAGGGTAAAACCCGTGGAGGAATCAGAAGCGATGCGGATGCGTCTGGAAACGGAACGGCAGGAAGTGCTCGGGAAATTGAGCTTCCTCCTGCCGGGTGATGATGCGTATCAGGAACTGGACGCTAAGTTCAAGGAACTGACACGATTGATCCATCAACAGGAAAAATAA
- a CDS encoding SunI/YnzG family protein has product MFEVRVKHTGRTIKIRWQFFKVDIPAEDILDIYQDETYGGGPADAVRIGFPSATTDRIVMKTTKETYILFTTSPATILATLRK; this is encoded by the coding sequence ATGTTCGAAGTACGTGTGAAACATACAGGAAGGACCATCAAAATCCGCTGGCAGTTTTTCAAGGTGGACATACCTGCTGAAGACATTCTTGACATCTATCAGGATGAAACGTACGGCGGAGGACCCGCCGACGCGGTGCGCATCGGTTTCCCATCTGCCACGACAGATAGAATCGTTATGAAGACGACAAAGGAAACCTACATCCTGTTTACGACATCCCCCGCGACCATCTTGGCAACTCTAAGGAAATAA
- a CDS encoding nucleotidyltransferase domain-containing protein, translating to MALSKRLEPLEAVKRIIDERFPACDAAIVAGSVIRGEGTATSDLDIVLFERERQASYRTSFFAYGWPMEVFVHSFHSYENYFESDRERGQPSLQQMVSEGTIVRDAPELKRIREEAKQVLLEGPDLWSESVIREKRYFITDLLEDFIGCSSRDEGIFIAGSLAERTGDFILRTNKCWSGSSKWLLRALKRHDPTIAGQFSDAFHRYYRNGEKESVIQLVDEAMVPHGGRLFEGFSIGKDT from the coding sequence ATGGCTTTGTCTAAAAGATTGGAGCCGCTTGAGGCTGTGAAACGGATAATAGACGAGAGGTTCCCCGCCTGTGATGCGGCGATCGTTGCCGGGAGTGTCATCCGAGGGGAAGGGACGGCGACGTCGGACCTTGATATCGTCCTGTTTGAGCGGGAAAGACAGGCCTCTTATCGCACATCCTTCTTTGCATACGGATGGCCGATGGAAGTGTTCGTGCACAGCTTCCATTCTTATGAAAATTATTTCGAAAGCGACAGGGAAAGAGGACAGCCGAGCCTGCAGCAAATGGTTTCGGAAGGGACGATCGTGCGGGATGCCCCTGAACTAAAACGTATAAGGGAAGAAGCGAAACAGGTGCTCTTGGAAGGACCGGACCTGTGGAGTGAATCGGTAATCAGGGAGAAGCGATATTTTATTACCGATCTGCTGGAAGACTTCATAGGGTGTTCCTCCAGGGACGAAGGAATATTCATTGCCGGATCCCTGGCAGAGCGGACGGGAGATTTTATTTTACGGACGAATAAGTGCTGGAGCGGGTCTTCCAAGTGGCTGCTGAGGGCTCTTAAGAGACATGACCCAACCATAGCTGGACAATTTAGTGACGCCTTTCACCGCTATTATCGGAATGGAGAAAAAGAATCAGTCATTCAATTGGTGGATGAAGCGATGGTTCCGCACGGCGGAAGGTTGTTCGAAGGCTTTTCGATTGGGAAAGACACATGA
- a CDS encoding amidase, protein MSFQIEEATIASIHTAMMNKELTCRELVEMYVQRIHDYDQNGPEINAIVDVNMKVMEEADELDTYLAAAGKLKGPLHGIPILVKDQVDTKGIRTTYGSEVFDEHIPDEDAEIIKKLKQDGAIVLAKTLLPDFAASFFACSSSGGETKNPYALDRDAGGSSSGSAAGVAANFGAVAIGEDTAGSIRLPASFNNIFGVRVTTGLISRHGLSSLVHFQDTPGPMTRTVKDAAILLDTMVGYDPKDPYTTAVLQAKDAGTYTEQLSAEGLNGARIGILREAFGPEGNPDCAAVNEVAVAAIAAMEENGAEVIDSVSIPDLEKYTMETALYHIQSKYDINQFLETKGEVTLEEIYEKGQYHRLLDLFHAVMTGPDRPEENPLYYKQRHLQEVFRREIENVLALHDLDALAFPDVQVLPPTRDELYSGKWMKEIFPTNTLISSQTGLPSLSMPAGFTQDGIPVGIQLLGRSYDEATLLTLAYGYEQKVRPRKSPALDLVSMDEKQV, encoded by the coding sequence ATGAGTTTTCAAATCGAGGAAGCTACGATTGCATCGATCCATACAGCCATGATGAACAAGGAATTGACGTGCAGGGAGCTTGTCGAGATGTATGTGCAGCGAATTCACGATTATGACCAGAACGGCCCGGAAATCAACGCCATAGTCGACGTGAACATGAAGGTGATGGAGGAAGCTGATGAACTCGACACCTACCTTGCCGCTGCCGGTAAATTGAAGGGGCCGCTGCACGGGATCCCCATTCTCGTCAAAGACCAGGTTGATACCAAAGGCATCCGCACGACCTATGGATCTGAAGTGTTCGATGAGCATATCCCTGATGAGGATGCCGAGATTATTAAGAAGCTGAAGCAGGACGGGGCTATTGTATTGGCGAAAACCCTGCTGCCTGATTTCGCCGCTTCCTTCTTCGCTTGTTCTTCCTCCGGCGGGGAAACGAAGAACCCGTATGCACTGGACAGGGATGCGGGTGGGTCGAGCAGCGGCAGTGCCGCCGGTGTTGCCGCGAATTTCGGGGCGGTAGCGATAGGGGAAGACACGGCGGGATCGATTCGTCTTCCTGCTTCCTTCAATAATATATTCGGTGTACGCGTAACGACAGGACTGATCAGCCGTCATGGATTATCGTCCCTGGTCCACTTCCAAGATACACCCGGGCCGATGACGCGGACGGTAAAAGATGCCGCCATCCTGCTCGATACAATGGTCGGGTATGATCCGAAAGATCCCTACACCACTGCTGTTCTTCAGGCAAAAGATGCAGGTACCTACACCGAGCAGCTATCGGCGGAAGGATTGAACGGAGCCCGAATTGGAATATTACGGGAAGCGTTTGGGCCGGAAGGAAACCCGGATTGTGCGGCAGTAAACGAAGTAGCAGTCGCTGCCATTGCTGCTATGGAAGAAAACGGAGCGGAAGTGATTGATTCTGTATCCATCCCTGATTTGGAGAAGTATACGATGGAAACGGCACTGTATCATATTCAGTCCAAATATGATATTAATCAATTTTTGGAGACGAAAGGCGAAGTTACTTTGGAGGAGATTTATGAAAAAGGTCAATATCACCGGCTGCTTGATTTATTCCATGCGGTCATGACAGGGCCGGATCGTCCTGAAGAAAATCCGCTGTATTATAAGCAGCGTCACTTACAGGAAGTTTTCAGGCGAGAGATCGAGAACGTGCTCGCTCTTCATGATTTGGATGCGCTTGCTTTCCCGGATGTCCAAGTACTACCGCCGACGAGAGATGAGTTGTACAGTGGCAAGTGGATGAAAGAAATATTCCCTACCAACACCCTCATTTCCTCTCAGACCGGTCTTCCATCCTTGTCTATGCCAGCTGGTTTCACACAGGACGGCATTCCTGTAGGCATCCAACTTCTGGGACGGTCCTACGATGAAGCTACGTTATTAACGCTCGCCTATGGGTATGAACAAAAAGTCAGACCGAGGAAATCTCCGGCACTGGATCTTGTTTCTATGGATGAAAAGCAGGTATAA
- a CDS encoding AraC family transcriptional regulator translates to MEYPYEQVMMERETQIFMLMPSVEYISMHWHDRLELILVLDGNVRLTVEKDVYDLQALDLVVVNADEIHGVEARGHNRLIIMQIPEKFLESVDPDAAKECFMRFLSAEGDVTSADKIRKRMIEMLILADKNKPFDHIKIHSLCLDILYLLLKGFRTSSNRGCFRKKKNDRSRLNRMIQYIQNHFSYPITLADLAKQEGLSRSYVSRYFRKHMGISFMSYLKGVRLEHALRMLIGSDWSITDIALQSGFSNLTTFHNLFKTTFHKTPHQYRKQARSHQPPKVQQSGGRMYHYEEQVDINVLEKVYAQLANDKD, encoded by the coding sequence ATGGAGTACCCGTACGAGCAGGTGATGATGGAAAGAGAAACACAAATTTTCATGCTTATGCCTTCCGTGGAATACATATCGATGCATTGGCATGATCGACTGGAACTAATATTGGTGTTGGATGGGAACGTGCGTCTTACCGTCGAGAAGGATGTCTACGATTTGCAGGCGCTTGACCTGGTAGTTGTCAACGCTGATGAAATCCATGGAGTAGAAGCACGAGGACATAACCGCCTGATCATTATGCAGATACCTGAGAAATTCTTGGAATCTGTGGACCCGGACGCTGCAAAGGAATGTTTTATGCGGTTCCTTTCAGCAGAAGGGGATGTAACGAGCGCGGACAAAATAAGAAAGAGAATGATTGAAATGTTGATTCTGGCTGATAAGAATAAACCGTTTGATCATATTAAGATTCATTCCTTATGTTTGGACATACTCTACCTATTGTTGAAGGGTTTCAGGACGTCATCGAATAGAGGATGCTTCCGGAAAAAGAAAAACGACCGTTCACGTCTTAACCGTATGATTCAATATATCCAGAACCACTTTTCCTATCCGATTACATTAGCAGATCTTGCGAAACAGGAAGGGCTGAGCCGGTCTTACGTGTCCAGATATTTTCGCAAGCACATGGGGATATCATTCATGTCCTATTTGAAGGGAGTGCGCTTGGAACATGCATTGCGCATGCTGATCGGGTCGGATTGGTCTATCACAGATATTGCACTCCAATCCGGTTTCTCGAATCTGACCACTTTCCATAATCTGTTCAAAACTACCTTCCATAAAACTCCCCACCAATATCGTAAACAAGCCCGGTCACATCAACCTCCGAAGGTTCAACAAAGCGGTGGCCGGATGTACCATTATGAGGAACAGGTGGATATAAACGTATTGGAAAAGGTATATGCACAACTGGCAAATGACAAGGATTGA